A single region of the Manihot esculenta cultivar AM560-2 chromosome 12, M.esculenta_v8, whole genome shotgun sequence genome encodes:
- the LOC110627456 gene encoding xanthotoxin 5-hydroxylase CYP82C4, with protein sequence MQLQAQPFRTIMDFSSNLIAILGVVALLLLRNLWRAKNKKKIKGKLVPEAPGGLPIIGHLHQLGGKKSLARTLGEMADKYGSIFSLRLGVHRSVIITDHQAMKDCFTTNDKLFASRPHSSQAIHVGYDYASFGFAPYGTYWRNMRKLATIELLSSHRTKILNYVQISEVNYLVKDLYLHYKNNANAKINMSERIEHLILNMVTRMVAGKRFFDGNKEARSESGRPIGEIIREFMFVTGALVPGDLIPFLGWLDIGGIVKTMKRVTKEVDVIVESWIEEHKKKTENEAKKDFIDVMLSVVEDEPSMKLKRETIIKATTTAIILAGSDTTAITTIWALSSLVNNRQALERAQQEIDEKIGRDRCVQVSDVDKLEYLSAIIKETLRLYPPGPLGVPREAAEDCFISGYFIPKGTRIFTHLWKLHRDPKVWKDPEAFIPERFLTTNANLDVTGQNFEYLPFSAGRRSCPGMNLAMQVLHLTLARLIQAFDLKTPANEPVDMTEAQGIVMPRLTPLEIVVVPRLDPEFYERE encoded by the exons ATGCAACTCCAAGCTCAACCCTTCAGAACCATCATGGATTTCTCTTCTAATCTCATTGCAATTCTTGGGGTTGTAGCTCTACTGCTGCTTCGTAATCTATGGAGggcaaaaaataagaaaaagatcaAGGGCAAGTTAGTCCCAGAAGCACCAGGTGGCTTACCGATCATCGGCCACCTCCATCAACTTGGCGGCAAGAAATCGCTTGCCAGAACCTTGGGAGAGATGGCTGATAAATATGGTTCCATCTTCTCCCTGAGGCTTGGAGTGCACCGCTCAGTTATAATCACCGATCACCAGGCGATGAAGGACTGTTTCACCACCAATGACAAGCTTTTTGCCTCTCGCCCACATTCCAGTCAAGCTATCCATGTCGGCTACGACTATGCATCGTTTGGCTTCGCTCCTTACGGTACCTATTGGCGCAATATGCGTAAATTGGCTACCATTGAGCTCCTGTCGAGCCACAGGACTAAGATATTGAATTATGTTCAGATATCGGAGGTGAACTACTTGGTTAAAGACTTGTACTTGCATTACAAGAACAACGCGAATGCTAAGATCAACATGAGTGAACGTATCGAGCATTTGATCTTGAATATGGTTACCAGGATGGTTGCAGGGAAGAGGTTCTTCGACGGCAATAAAGAAGCAAGGAGCGAATCAGGTCGTCCGATTGGGGAAATTATCAGGGAGTTTATGTTCGTGACAGGAGCTCTTGTTCCTGGAGATTTAATTCCATTCCTGGGATGGTTGGATATTGGAGGaattgttaaaaccatgaagcGTGTAACCAAGGAAGTTGATGTAATTGTGGAGAGCTGGATTGAAGAACACAAGAAGAAAACAGAAAACGAAGCCAAAAAGGACTTCATCGATGTTATGCTTTCGGTTGTGGAAGATGAACCCTCAATGAAGCTTAAACGTGAAACGATCATCAAGGCCACAACAACA GCTATTATTCTCGCAGGCTCTGATACTACAGCAATCACGACAATATGGGCCTTGTCGAGCTTGGTGAACAACAGGCAAGCATTGGAGCGTGCCCAACAAGAGATTGACGAGAAAATTGGCAGGGATCGCTGCGTACAAGTCTCTGACGTCGACAAATTGGAGTACTTGTCGGCTATCATCAAAGAAACCTTGAGATTATATCCTCCAGGTCCACTAGGAGTTCCACGAGAGGCAGCTGAAGATTGTTTCATATCTGGGTATTTTATCCCTAAAGGCACTCGTATATTCACACACTTGTGGAAGTTGCATAGAGATCCAAAAGTATGGAAGGATCCTGAAGCATTCATTCCAGAAAGATTTCTGACAACCAATGCAAATTTGGATGTAACTGGTCAGAATTTCGAGTATTTACCATTTAGTGCAGGAAGAAGATCTTGTCCAGGGATGAACTTGGCAATGCAAGTGCTGCACTTGACTCTTGCGAGGTTGATTCAGGCATTTGACTTAAAAACGCCGGCAAATGAGCCAGTGGACATGACTGAAGCGCAAGGAATAGTGATGCCAAGGCTAACTCCACTTGAAATTGTTGTCGTCCCACGCCTTGATCCTGAATTTTATGAGCGAGAGTAG